The following are encoded together in the Salvelinus fontinalis isolate EN_2023a unplaced genomic scaffold, ASM2944872v1 scaffold_0437, whole genome shotgun sequence genome:
- the LOC129846057 gene encoding uncharacterized protein LOC129846057, which translates to MSDDSKERIICFIKSQPWTDIDFSFIHQNVNWEDHLDDQNKVVENIKEETETHETNKNRTGGKAKRKSSGRAKKTSVEEDSSIGAESSQTPGCGYRERGSIIEQLEKEAQRTLMPSLKIGTCCAPILLSFLRSLTDDQWRVIQHGMKNNLTFEQLSMLCLKIVKVVTQTALRILLPALARIMGVNLRSGATSPESQCSLTGSEDSLGSLDEREKRLLISEMNYWTKERRRNGSAVCRQKSTRRTSSSCWSPKRSQTSLQSLPATREAPLMEEPLKALFGVTEESLLISLVEGHSNPTSSSSSELSCAIVGEVVHQLNSGLSVAIQASSGSFPPMDSQDIAAGKEVIRVASVQILAELQSKTSEPEWVGFIEPLMDPVTDDVLDAIVGTMDKMAQDFNILLDLAKKMTILGSKFLTNLQCDLDVECPSGKEETTHFLKETGSSTSVVARKLQTLSSPDFQSKALKAVSTILTRKVSSSSGMAPSSRASSAAPSLTEAPLNTSSTALTSVTSTATVIVKAFVGGMETIASFEGTCDAVDWPVPVNDHKTGSSQKITFSPARTLYGLIRAKLRDLLTLSAREEGVAKDASLQESSDTLEKATVSTVEVQLPSTKLSRVPSESQPISALCLYNLDTSTQEVLSSVFSIYKSELSKVESKSLDVVSSSDESLEACWFVDGVLSELDDYTISQSSSPNEDLSVSTQCSQLSSEESVRITQSSTSLIQSIKKLSSNDFQTQAEAAVSKVLMRSSHSFITQISHTGLQKSLQAGLSSSSPSEIASMSSQNTASGLVETFIKGMATIFQKNESTGTVLLEISGKVSQCSHGGSQLDDTELSVKISEEKLWSTAKTICVSMKNTLKDFFTGLKPSGSERTENASSKETLGEILVAIQSEISNLGRMKDSRELLQINDMVGTMLKEVEKSEDDSEEVCQDIPRTCSSLSTSLKGRSSLSSSSKGPRSECELEINLPGTPIPNKVPFDLTCPIVRSSCIDIRDSKMPEISTSDLKTKMMAHTDEPLHRNSPMTDSSRPPSAKASFRSSTPSFTSKGTSLVPKGDGIDIEEKEVCLPSSSGHLRELLITPDISSATAFLLQYLMDSSKDDVMCLVTILVIRLLSKIRPSALDGPSQQAADMTETSQQFTRQVLSEFCAASRFSRTQAYSQNLHIHRVFRGVHKNLMEEFGSYNTLQAAISSQDPTFDRVLVKSLTQQLVQGCKEASRPASAATNPSDQAETERGAEQKARRSFLCFSMTKLRINFKRSKRGNKKDCHSVQEQTEIPSTDGHCIAPVGEVSPSISQPIKKRSLIVRVFSAMMKPFRRFTKKNL; encoded by the exons AGTCTTCTCAGACACCCGGGTGTGGTTACCGGGAAAGGGGATCTATCATTGAGCAGCTGGAGAAGGAGGCTCAGAGGACTCTAATGCCTTCTCTCAAGATTGGGACATGCTGTGCCccaatcctcctctctttcctgagGAGTCTAACTGATGA CCAATGGAGAGTGATTCAGCATGGCATGAAAAATAAC CTGACATTCGAGCAGCTCTCCATGCTGTGTCTGAAGATTGTTAAGGTCGTGACCCAGACAGCCCTCCGCATTCTCCTACCAGCGCTAGCTCGTATCATGGGGGTGAACCTGAGGAGTGGGGCAACCTCCCCAGAATCCCAGTGCTCTCTGACAGGGTCTGAGGATTCCTTAGGCAgtctggatgagagagagaaaaggctgcTGATCAGTGAGATGAACTACTGGactaaggagaggaggaggaatggcagTGCAGTGTGCCGCCAAAAATCCACTCGCAGAACCTCATCATCATGCTGGTCGCCTAAGAG GTCCCAGACCTCATTGCAGAGCTTGCCTGCAACTAGAGAGGCTCCCCTCATGGAGGAGCCTCTGAAGGCTCTTTTTGGGGTAACGGAAGAGAGCCTCCTGATATCCCTGGTTGAGGGTCACTCCAACCccacctcctccagctcctccgagTTGAGCTGTGCTATCGTGGGGGAGGTAGTACACCAGCTTAACTCTGGCCTCTCAGTGGCCATTCAGGCCAGCTCGGGGAGTTTCCCCCCTATGGACAGTCAGGACATAGCAGCAGGCAAGGAGGTCATTCGGGTAGCCTCGGTGCAGATCCTGGCCGAGCTACAGAGCAAAACGTCTGAGCCAGAGTGGGTAGGGTTTATCGAGCCCCTCATGGACCCTGTGACCGATGATGTGCTGGATGCCATTGTCGGCACAATGGACAAAATGGCACAGGACTTCAACATCCTCTTGGATCTGGCCAAGAAGATGACAATCTTGGGGTCTAAATTTCTGACCAATCTTCAATGTGACCTTGATGTTGAGTGTCCATCTGGGAAAGAAGAAACCACTCACTTTCTCAAAGAGACTGGATCCTCTACCAGTGTGGTGGCCAGAAAGCTTCAGACCCTCTCTAGCCCCGACTTTCAGTCTAAAGCCCTCAAGGCGGTGAGCACCATCCTTACAAGGAAAGTCAGCAGCTCTTCTGGCATGGCTCCTTCCTCTAGGGCTTCTAGTGCTGCTCCTAGCCTTACTGAAGCACCCCTGAATACCAGCTCTACAGCCCTGACATCTGTAACCTCCACTGCCACAGTGATTGTTAAGGCATTTGTGGGAGGCATGGAGACGATAGCATCATTTGAAGGCACATGTGACGCAGTTGATTGGCCAGTTCCTGTAAATGACCACAAAACAGGTTCTTCACAGAAGATAACCTTCTCTCCAGCCCGCACACTCTACGGCCTTATACGAGCAAAGCTGAGGGACCTTTTAACTCTATCCGCTCGAGAAGAAGGTGTGGCTAAGGACGCTTCTCTTCAGGAGTCTTCAGACACCCTGGAAAAGGCAACTGTTTCAACTGTTGAGGTCCAGTTACCCAGCACCAAACTTAGTAGAGTTCCCAGTGAGAGCCAACCAATATCAGCTCTCTGTCTCTACAATCTGGATACCAGTACTCAAGAAGTTCTTAGCAGTGTTTTTTCCATCTACAAGTCAGAGTTATCAAAAGTGGAGAGTAAATCCTTGGACGTTGTCAGTTCATCTGATGAGTCCCTAGAGGCTTGTTGGTTTGTTGATGGTGTCCTATCAGAGCTTGATGACTATACTATTTCCCAGTCATCCTCACCCAATGAAGACTTGAGTGTGAGTACTCAATGTTCTCAACTGAGCTCAGAAGAGAGTGTCAGAATCACACAGTCCTCTACTAGTCTGATTCAGAGCATTAAGAAGCTCTCTAGCAATGACTTTCAGACTCAGGCAGAAGCGGCAGTGAGTAAAGTGCTGATGAGATCCAGTCATTCCTTTATCACACAGATCAGCCATACTGGTCTTCAGAAAAGTCTGCAGGCTGGCTTATCATCTAGCTCGCCATCAGAGATTGCGTCCATGTCTTCTCAAAATACAGCCTCTGGATTAGTGGAAACCTTTATCAAAGGAATGGCGACTATTTTCCAGAAGAATGAGTCCACTGGCACTGTGCTACTGGAAATAAGTGGGAAAGTTTCACAGTGCTCCCACGGGGGCTCCCAACTGGATGACACTGAATTGAGTGTTAAAATATCAGAGGAGAAGCTTTGGTCAACAGCTAAGACCATCTGTGTCAGTATGAAGAACACACTTAAGGATTTCTTCACAGGGCTGAAGCCATCCGGATCCGAAAGGACAGAAAATGCTTCTTCCAAAGAGACCCTTGGGGAAATCCTGGTTGCTATCCAGAGTGAAATCTCAAACTTAGGGCGAATGAAGGATTCCAGGGAGCTCCTTCAGATCAACGATATGGTAGGAACTATGCTGAAGGAGGTTGAGAAAAGTGAGGATGACAGTGAAGAAGTCTGCCAAGACATCCCTAGAACCTGTTCATCTTTGTCCACTTCTTTAAAGGGTCGTAGTTCCTTGTCCAGCTCTTCAAAGGGTCCTAGGTCAGAGTGTGAGTTAGAGATCAACCTCCCTGGCACTCCCATCCCAAACAAAGTGCCTTTTGATCTGACCTGCCCCATAGTCAGGAGCTCCTGCATCGACATCAGGGACTCTAAAATGCCAGAGATTTCTACAAGTGACCTAAAGACAAAGATGATGGCACACACAGATGAACCCCTGCATCGTAACAGTCCAATGACTGACAGCAGCCGACCACCGAGTGCTAAAGCCTCTTTTCGATCATCCACTCCGTCTTTCACCAGCAAGGGAACCTCTTTGGTACCAAAGGGAGATGGGATTGACATTGAAGAGAAGGAGGTGTGCCTCCCCAGCAGCTCTGGCCATCTGAGGGAGCTCTTAATCACCCCGGACATCAGCAGTGCCACTGCATTCCTACTGCAGTACTTGATGGACTCCAGCAAAGATGATGTCATGTGTTTGGTCACCATACTTGTGATACGGTTGCTATCGAAGATCAGACCCTCAGCCCTAGATGGACCCTCCCAACAGGCAGCAGACATGACAGAAACATCTCAGCAATTCACCAGACAAGTCCTGTCTGAGTTCTGTGCTGCATCCAGATTCTCCAGGACACAGGCATATTCCCAGAACCTGCACATCCACAGGGTGTTCAGAGGTGTACATAAAAACCTCATGGAGGAGTTTGGCTCTTATAACACCCTGCAAGCAGCTATTTCCTCCCAGGACCCTACATTTGACAGAGTCCTGGTAAAGTCCTTGACCCAGCAGCTGGTACAGGGATGCAAGGAGGCGTCAAGACCAGCTTCTGCTGCAACAAACCCATCAGACCaggctgagacagagaggggggctgAGCAGAAAGCAAGAAGGAGCTTCCTTTGCTTTTCAATGACCAAACTCAGGATCAACTTCAAG CGTTCCAAGAGAGGAAACAAAAAGGACTGCCATTCAGTCCAGGAACAGACTGAGATTCCCTCTACTGATGGACATTGCATAG